GGCGAACTGGAAAAAGGCGCGGTCTCACGCCTGTACGCGGCGGACTTCAGCCACGGCCGACGCAAGAGCGGGAGAAAAATCTGACCCCGGAGCTGCCCGCCGCGCCGCGTGCCGATTACCCCGCCTTCCCGCCCCGTCGTATCTGGACATTTAACGCTTGAAATGCTGGCTCGCGGCGGGCAAAGCCGTCTGCTTGCGCATTCTTGCGGAACAGGACGCGCATTTCATGCCTGAACGGCTCCAGCCTGCCTGAAACGGCGGTAAAAGCCCTGCATGAGTGCGCCCATATATTCCAGCTTCTGGTACACGGTCATCTCGCCGTCATAGTCGAAACAGAACTGGCGCTTGCCCTCCACGGGCCGCCAGGCCGCGAAGGCTTCGTCCGTGAGGGCGAAGGCGTATTCCTCCGGCGTCATTCTGGGGCTGAGCAGCAGCATGATTCCTCCCTTGCGCATGGCCGTTTTTCGATTCTAGACGACGGGGCAAAAAAAGCAAAGGCGCGGACGCTTCCGCCGCTTCCTCCGCCAGGACCGAAAAAAGGGAGGAGCCCCCACGGCCCCTCCCATTCTGAGTGGAGATATGCTGGAACACGGATCAGCAGATCAACCCCTTTCATGTCACGGAAAGGTGATGCGTTCCGGTTATGCCGTGCGGCGGGTTACGCCGCGCTACGGCTGTTTTGCCCGCCCGGCGCGTGAATGCGGGGCATGGCATGGGTTTGGCGCGTTATTGCGCGGGCGCGTCAGGGCAGGTCTGCACCAGAGCCAAGGCCAGTCGCGCCAGAGAGCTTTCCGGCGCGGCGCGCCCGCCGCACAGCCGGTTGCGTACGAAACCGGCCATATCCAGAGCCAGGGCCGCGTCGTCGGGGACAAAGCGGCTGGCCTTTTTATTGTCTTCCAAAATGGCAAGATAACGCGTAAGCCGGGCCAGGTCCTGCCTGGCTTCGGGATCGGCGTCATCCTGCGCGGCCTTCGCCGTTAGGGATGCGTCAGTTAAGATAAGCGACATGTCCATTCCTCCCTGAATGGATCACTGCTTCCCTGCAACGGGGTAGTCTGATCCGCCTCCTTATGGTTTGCTGTTACGTTCTCCCCTTTCCCCACTCAACACTGTTCTTATCGGCCTGTCGACAAGGCTCTTAAGGGGCGGGCGTAAAAAAAATTCATTTTGACTGGATATTCAAACAAACCGGGCGCTGACGGACGCCAAAGCCATGTGAAACAAGGCACTTGGCCGTCCGCCAAGCTTGCCACACTGTTCATTCGCGGCTACGGTAGTGCAAATTGTTTCGCCGGAAGCGCGGTTTTTGACTCGCTCCGCCGCCTCGGACGGCGCGTTGCCCTCCAGGGCAACGGCTCGTGTTGCGCCTCTTGTTGCACCCTTGCCTTGAGGACGCAACGCCAGTCTGCCGCCAAAGGCCAATTGCAGCACAGGAGAGCATATGCCGACACCCATTCTGCACAAGGAAAGCCTGATCCCGGGCAAAACCAGCAAACTGGTCCTGCACGCGCCGCACATCGCCCAAAAGGCGCACCCGGGCCACTTCGTCATGTTGCGCATGACCCCCACGGGCGAGCGCATTCCCCTGACCATTGCCGACACTGATGCGGCCAACGGCACCATCACCATCGTCTATCTGGTTCTGGGCAAAAGCACGGCCCTGCTGGAAACCCTCAAGGAAGGCGACGCCATTCCGGACGTCTGCGGCCCGCTGGGGCATCCCACGCACATTGAAAAAAAAGGCACCGTGATCTGTGTGGGCGGCGGCACGGGCATCGCCGCCATGCACCACATCGCCAAGGGACATTCCCGCGCGGGCAACCGGGTGGTGGGCATTATCGGCGCGCGCAGCAAGGATCTGCTGCTCTTTGAAAAAGAGCTCTCCTCCTTCGCGGACGAACTGCTGATCTCCACCGACGACGGCAGCTACGGACACAAGGGCCTGGTCACGGACCTGCTGCGCGACCGGCTGGAAAAGGACAAGACAGTTTTCGAAGTTGTGGCTGTGGGCCCGGTGCCCATGATGGCCGCCGTGGCCGACACCACCCGCCCCTTCGGCGTGAAGACCACGGTGAGCCTCAACCCCATCATGGTGGACGGCATCGGCATGTGCGGCGCCTGTCGCGTGAGCGTGG
The sequence above is drawn from the Desulfovibrio porci genome and encodes:
- a CDS encoding sulfide/dihydroorotate dehydrogenase-like FAD/NAD-binding protein — encoded protein: MPTPILHKESLIPGKTSKLVLHAPHIAQKAHPGHFVMLRMTPTGERIPLTIADTDAANGTITIVYLVLGKSTALLETLKEGDAIPDVCGPLGHPTHIEKKGTVICVGGGTGIAAMHHIAKGHSRAGNRVVGIIGARSKDLLLFEKELSSFADELLISTDDGSYGHKGLVTDLLRDRLEKDKTVFEVVAVGPVPMMAAVADTTRPFGVKTTVSLNPIMVDGIGMCGACRVSVGGKTKFACVDGPEFDGHEVDFPELRRRLSAYRDQERTSFDSYNGCAHGN